From one Rubrobacter xylanophilus genomic stretch:
- the cbiB gene encoding adenosylcobinamide-phosphate synthase CbiB translates to MRPDPRVLLAALALDLALGEPPERVHPVVWTGRLVSLLERRAPSGRRVELLWGALLAAAAALVPALSALVALRLPLPRLIFEAYLLKCCLSWRALEEAALGVVRPLEAGRLGEAREALRSLVSRDRSGLDESLVAAAAVESLAENLGDGLVAPLLFYAAGGLPAAALHRGVNTADAMVGYRGRHEYLGKASARLDDLLNLLPARLSALLIAAASGRRAGTALAAALREHRKTASPNAGWPMAAAAGALGLVLRKPGHYEVGAGREPESRDIRRAISLCRRAAALAALGAVLLCRSREVGR, encoded by the coding sequence GTGAGGCCCGACCCGCGGGTGCTCCTCGCCGCCCTGGCCCTGGACCTCGCCCTTGGCGAGCCCCCGGAGCGGGTGCATCCCGTGGTCTGGACCGGGCGTCTCGTCTCCCTCCTGGAGCGCCGGGCGCCCTCCGGGCGCCGGGTGGAGCTTCTGTGGGGAGCGCTGCTCGCCGCCGCGGCGGCGCTCGTGCCGGCGCTCTCTGCTCTTGTGGCGCTGCGGCTCCCTCTCCCGCGTCTTATCTTCGAGGCGTACCTGCTCAAGTGCTGCCTCTCTTGGCGGGCTCTGGAGGAGGCCGCCCTCGGGGTGGTCCGGCCGCTCGAGGCCGGCCGTCTCGGGGAGGCGCGGGAGGCGCTGCGCTCTCTGGTGAGCCGCGACCGCTCCGGGCTCGACGAGTCCCTCGTGGCTGCCGCCGCGGTGGAGTCGCTCGCCGAAAACCTCGGCGACGGCCTCGTCGCCCCGCTCCTGTTCTACGCCGCGGGGGGGCTTCCGGCCGCGGCGCTCCACCGGGGGGTGAACACGGCGGACGCGATGGTCGGCTACCGGGGCCGCCACGAGTACCTGGGGAAGGCCTCGGCCCGGCTGGACGACCTTCTGAACCTCCTGCCCGCCCGGCTCTCCGCCCTGCTGATCGCCGCGGCCTCCGGAAGGCGGGCCGGAACGGCGCTGGCGGCCGCGCTCCGGGAGCACCGGAAGACCGCGAGCCCCAACGCCGGCTGGCCGATGGCGGCCGCCGCGGGGGCCCTGGGGCTCGTGCTGCGCAAACCGGGCCACTACGAGGTAGGCGCCGGACGCGAGCCGGAGAGCCGGGATATCCGGCGGGCGATCTCGCTGTGCCGCCGCGCCGCCGCGCTCGCAGCGCTCGGGGCCGTCCTTCTCTGCCGCTCCCGGGAGGTGGGGCGGTGA
- a CDS encoding pyridoxal phosphate-dependent aminotransferase → MRVRPNPPFEGISPVAHGALDPGELERLGVDPAEVVDFSASINPYGPAPAVLEAARRTDVSGYPDRECLGLRRALSEHLGVGLSWIAPGNGSAELIDLLARAYLSPDDASLVVGPTFGEYGRACRLCGARVLRWDREVGGAGGVSLDLDGLLEAVLRERPRMVWLCNPNNPTGDLLSGREVRRLLRVVEEAGGLLVVDEAYRELVLRGEPDDLTGLLLEGRGLILLRSMTKAHALAGLRLGYALAPPEVVRALAVARPPWSVSAPAQAAGIAALSPGARRHLSRCKRLLARDAELLTAGLARLGLTTVPGVANFLLVEVGDGGRVREALLRRNLQVRDCASFGLPAHIRVAVRLPEENARLLAALEEVVPL, encoded by the coding sequence GTGAGGGTGCGGCCGAACCCGCCCTTCGAGGGCATCTCCCCGGTGGCCCACGGCGCCCTGGACCCCGGCGAGCTCGAGCGGTTGGGCGTGGATCCCGCGGAGGTGGTGGACTTCAGCGCCAGCATCAATCCCTACGGCCCGGCCCCGGCCGTGCTGGAGGCCGCCCGGCGGACGGACGTCTCCGGGTACCCGGATCGGGAGTGTCTCGGGCTGCGGCGGGCGCTCTCGGAGCACCTGGGGGTCGGTCTATCCTGGATAGCCCCCGGCAACGGCTCCGCCGAGCTCATAGACCTCCTCGCTCGCGCCTATCTATCTCCTGACGACGCTTCTCTCGTGGTGGGGCCGACCTTCGGCGAGTACGGGCGGGCCTGCCGGCTGTGCGGAGCGCGGGTGCTGCGGTGGGACCGGGAGGTCGGGGGCGCCGGGGGGGTCTCGCTGGACCTGGACGGTCTGCTCGAGGCCGTGCTGCGGGAGAGGCCCAGGATGGTGTGGCTGTGCAACCCCAACAACCCGACCGGCGACCTGCTCTCCGGGCGCGAGGTCCGGCGCCTGCTCCGGGTGGTGGAGGAGGCCGGGGGGCTTCTGGTGGTGGACGAGGCCTACCGGGAGCTGGTGCTCCGCGGGGAGCCCGACGACCTGACCGGGCTCCTTCTGGAGGGGAGGGGCCTGATCCTGCTGCGCTCGATGACCAAGGCCCACGCGCTGGCCGGCCTGCGGCTTGGTTACGCGCTCGCCCCTCCGGAGGTGGTACGGGCGCTTGCGGTCGCCCGCCCGCCGTGGAGCGTGAGCGCCCCGGCGCAGGCGGCGGGGATCGCCGCGCTCTCTCCCGGAGCCCGCAGGCACCTCTCCCGCTGCAAGCGCCTCCTGGCCCGGGACGCGGAGCTCCTCACGGCCGGGCTCGCCCGGCTGGGGCTCACCACCGTGCCCGGGGTGGCCAACTTTCTGCTGGTCGAGGTCGGCGACGGCGGGAGGGTGCGGGAGGCTCTCCTGCGGCGGAACCTGCAGGTGCGCGACTGCGCCTCCTTCGGGCTCCCCGCCCATATCCGCGTCGCCGTCCGGCTCCCGGAGGAGAACGCCCGCCTTCTCGCCGCCCTGGAGGAGGTGGTGCCGCTTTGA
- a CDS encoding histidine phosphatase family protein, with the protein MRLLLVRHAPAGWPQEPRYRGWSDAPLGEEGLRAARLLARRVAEEAPDAVYASDLSRASGTAREVSSRLGVPLHLRGGLREMAFGEWEGLSHREVLGRDPERYRRWLVDPFGTAPPGGESAAACLARAWEVLEEIRESLPAGSSAVVVSHGGTLRLLLCRLLGMPPANHFRLRLDYCGITTVDWESEPVLSGLNDLSHLRCAR; encoded by the coding sequence TTGAGGCTGCTCCTCGTCCGGCACGCCCCGGCCGGCTGGCCGCAGGAGCCCCGCTACCGGGGCTGGAGCGACGCTCCTTTGGGGGAGGAGGGGCTGCGGGCGGCGCGCCTCCTCGCCCGCAGGGTGGCCGAAGAAGCTCCGGATGCCGTCTACGCCAGCGATCTCTCGCGAGCCTCCGGAACGGCCCGCGAGGTCTCCTCCCGGCTCGGGGTGCCCCTGCATCTGCGCGGGGGGCTGCGGGAGATGGCCTTCGGGGAGTGGGAGGGCCTCTCGCACCGCGAGGTCCTGGGCCGCGATCCGGAGCGCTACCGGCGCTGGCTCGTGGATCCCTTCGGTACCGCCCCGCCGGGCGGGGAGAGCGCCGCCGCGTGCCTCGCGCGGGCGTGGGAGGTGCTGGAGGAGATCCGGGAGAGCCTTCCCGCAGGCTCCTCCGCCGTGGTAGTCTCGCACGGGGGGACGCTCCGGCTCCTCCTGTGCCGGCTACTCGGGATGCCGCCTGCGAACCACTTCCGGCTGCGCCTGGATTACTGCGGGATCACCACGGTGGACTGGGAATCCGAGCCGGTGCTCTCCGGTCTGAACGACCTCTCCCACCTGAGGTGCGCCCGGTGA
- the cobU gene encoding bifunctional adenosylcobinamide kinase/adenosylcobinamide-phosphate guanylyltransferase, with protein MSGELVFVTGGARSGKSRHAETLAAALGNRVLYVATAEAADDEMRRRIEEHRRRRPPAWETLEVRRGVGSRLWALGGAPPVVLLDCLSLLVSNALLDEAARRGEGPGLEDAAARAVEQELSDLLDWHEGTGRHLVVVSNEVGWGVVPPSRLGRIYRDLLGSANQRIAARARRAVLMVAGLPLELKRT; from the coding sequence GTGAGCGGGGAACTGGTCTTCGTTACCGGCGGGGCCCGCAGCGGGAAGAGCCGCCACGCCGAGACCCTCGCCGCCGCGCTCGGGAACCGGGTGCTCTACGTGGCCACCGCGGAGGCGGCGGACGACGAGATGCGGCGCAGGATAGAGGAGCACCGGCGCCGCAGGCCCCCCGCCTGGGAGACGCTCGAGGTCCGCCGCGGCGTCGGAAGCCGCCTGTGGGCGCTGGGTGGAGCCCCGCCGGTCGTCCTGCTCGACTGCCTGAGCCTCCTGGTCTCCAACGCGCTCCTGGACGAGGCCGCCCGCCGCGGCGAGGGGCCGGGGCTCGAGGATGCGGCCGCGCGTGCGGTGGAGCAGGAGCTCTCCGACCTCCTCGACTGGCACGAGGGAACCGGTCGGCACCTCGTCGTCGTCTCCAACGAGGTCGGCTGGGGGGTGGTGCCCCCCAGCCGGCTGGGAAGGATCTACCGGGACCTCCTGGGAAGCGCCAACCAGCGGATCGCCGCCCGCGCGCGGAGGGCGGTGCTCATGGTCGCCGGCCTGCCGCTGGAGTTGAAGCGCACCTAG
- a CDS encoding metal-dependent transcriptional regulator → MSGVVSEGGGRLSVSTEDYLKAIWSVGRGGSVSTKEISEHLSVAPASVTNMLGRLQEMGFVRYERYRGASLTERGYREALRLVRKHRLIETFLLEHLGYSWQEVHEEAERLEHAVSDVFTERLAEYLGHPGRDPHGDPIPAPDGTMERQEARPLAEAAAGERVRISRVDQSSPEVLEYFGERGLVPGRRLRVTETRKLDGVIAVEDEEGNAHTLGAPLARSMFVETD, encoded by the coding sequence ATGTCTGGAGTCGTTTCAGAGGGTGGCGGGAGGCTCTCGGTCTCCACGGAGGATTACCTGAAGGCGATCTGGTCCGTGGGGAGGGGAGGTTCGGTTTCCACGAAGGAGATCTCGGAGCATCTCTCGGTAGCTCCGGCTTCGGTGACCAACATGCTGGGGCGGCTGCAGGAGATGGGCTTCGTGCGCTACGAGCGCTACCGGGGGGCTTCGCTGACGGAGCGGGGCTACCGGGAGGCGTTGCGGCTGGTCAGGAAGCACCGCCTGATCGAGACGTTCCTGCTGGAGCACCTGGGGTATTCCTGGCAGGAGGTGCACGAGGAAGCGGAGCGGCTGGAGCATGCGGTCTCGGACGTCTTCACCGAGCGGCTGGCGGAGTATCTGGGGCATCCCGGGCGCGATCCGCACGGCGATCCCATCCCCGCTCCGGACGGCACGATGGAGCGGCAGGAGGCGCGGCCGCTGGCCGAGGCGGCGGCCGGGGAGCGGGTGAGGATCTCACGGGTCGACCAGAGCAGCCCCGAGGTGCTCGAGTACTTCGGGGAGCGGGGTCTCGTGCCCGGCCGGAGGCTGCGGGTCACCGAGACCCGGAAGCTGGACGGCGTCATCGCGGTGGAGGACGAGGAGGGAAACGCCCACACGCTGGGGGCGCCGCTCGCCCGGTCGATGTTCGTCGAGACGGACTAG
- a CDS encoding Nramp family divalent metal transporter: MAGAARAVLEGRRRGLRRVWPFLGPAFVAAVAYVDPGNFATNISAGARFGYMLLWVILASNLMAMFIQAMSAKLGIATGKNLPELCRAHFPWSVNVLLWIQAEVVAMATDLAEFIGAALALNLLFGVPLLPAGLLTGVVAFGILALQRRGFRPLEAVITAMVGVIVAAFVFQMFYAEPEGTRILSGLFTPRFAGPESVLLATGILGATVMPHVIYLHSALTQRRIRGRTEEEKRRIFRFEVVDVIIAMGLAGAINGSMLVMAAALFHENGLIRVADIDQAFEQLRVLVGDDASLLFGVALLASGLSSSSVGTMSGQVVMQGFINRRIPLFLRRAITMAPALIVISAGVSPSRALVVSQVILSFGIPFALIPLLLFCSNRRVMGSLVNHHPTTALAAGVIALVVMLNALLLYQTFLT; this comes from the coding sequence ATGGCTGGTGCGGCGCGGGCGGTTCTTGAGGGCAGGAGGCGGGGGCTGAGGCGGGTATGGCCGTTTCTGGGGCCGGCGTTTGTGGCGGCGGTGGCGTATGTGGATCCCGGGAACTTCGCGACCAACATCTCTGCCGGGGCCCGGTTTGGCTACATGCTTTTGTGGGTGATCCTGGCTTCGAACCTGATGGCCATGTTCATACAGGCGATGTCGGCGAAGCTGGGCATTGCCACGGGGAAGAACCTGCCCGAGCTCTGTCGGGCGCACTTTCCGTGGTCCGTCAACGTTCTGCTGTGGATACAGGCTGAGGTAGTCGCCATGGCGACCGATCTGGCGGAGTTCATTGGGGCGGCGCTGGCGCTGAACCTGCTCTTCGGCGTTCCGCTCCTTCCCGCCGGTTTGCTGACCGGGGTGGTGGCGTTCGGGATACTCGCGCTACAGAGGCGGGGCTTCAGGCCGCTTGAGGCGGTGATCACCGCCATGGTCGGCGTGATCGTCGCCGCCTTCGTCTTCCAGATGTTCTACGCCGAGCCCGAGGGGACCCGGATCCTGTCCGGGTTGTTCACCCCGCGGTTCGCGGGCCCCGAGAGCGTACTGCTGGCGACCGGGATACTCGGAGCCACGGTCATGCCGCACGTCATATATCTGCACTCGGCCCTCACCCAGAGGCGCATTAGGGGCAGGACCGAGGAAGAGAAGCGCAGGATCTTCCGCTTCGAGGTCGTCGACGTGATCATCGCCATGGGTCTGGCCGGCGCCATCAACGGGAGCATGCTCGTCATGGCCGCTGCTCTCTTCCACGAGAACGGCCTCATCCGGGTTGCCGACATTGACCAGGCCTTCGAGCAACTGCGCGTTCTCGTGGGCGACGATGCGTCCCTGCTCTTCGGGGTGGCCCTCCTGGCCAGCGGGCTCTCCAGCTCCTCCGTCGGCACCATGAGCGGTCAGGTCGTCATGCAGGGTTTCATAAACCGCCGGATCCCCCTCTTCCTGCGACGCGCGATCACGATGGCTCCGGCCTTGATCGTCATCTCCGCCGGCGTCAGCCCCAGCCGCGCGCTGGTCGTGAGCCAGGTGATCCTCTCGTTCGGTATCCCCTTCGCCCTGATACCGCTCCTCCTCTTCTGTAGTAACCGTCGTGTCATGGGCTCCCTGGTCAACCACCACCCGACTACCGCCCTGGCCGCCGGGGTGATCGCGCTCGTCGTGATGCTGAATGCCCTGCTCCTCTACCAAACCTTTCTAACATAG
- a CDS encoding ZIP family metal transporter: MELFVGLPAVLQALLGTLFTWGMTAAGAALVFLTKKVPRRLLDSMLGFAAGVMIAASFWSLLAPAIELSARGPLPEWFPPLLGFLAGGVFLRLVDRLLPHLHPGLPMSDAEGIETSWRRSVLLILAITLHNIPEGLAIGVAFGAVAAGIPEASLGAAVALAIGIGLQNFPEGTAVSMPLRREGFSRSRSFFWGQLSAVVEPVAAVVGAAAVVLVQPLLPYALAFAAGAMIFVVAEELIPEAKRGSPDIAAIALMVGFAVMMTLDVALG, encoded by the coding sequence GTGGAGTTGTTCGTCGGGCTTCCCGCCGTTTTGCAGGCGCTCTTGGGGACGCTGTTCACCTGGGGGATGACCGCGGCCGGGGCTGCGCTGGTCTTTCTGACCAAGAAGGTTCCCCGCAGGCTCCTGGACTCCATGCTGGGGTTTGCGGCGGGCGTCATGATCGCGGCCAGCTTCTGGTCGCTGCTCGCCCCGGCGATTGAGCTCTCCGCCCGCGGGCCGCTGCCGGAGTGGTTCCCTCCGCTGCTGGGCTTTCTGGCCGGGGGCGTCTTCCTGCGGCTCGTGGATCGCCTGCTGCCGCACCTGCATCCCGGCCTCCCCATGTCCGACGCGGAGGGGATAGAGACCAGCTGGCGTCGCAGCGTCCTGCTCATCCTGGCCATAACCCTGCACAACATCCCCGAGGGGCTCGCCATCGGGGTGGCCTTCGGGGCCGTGGCCGCCGGCATCCCCGAAGCCTCGCTCGGGGCGGCCGTGGCCCTCGCCATCGGCATCGGCCTCCAGAACTTCCCCGAGGGAACCGCCGTCTCCATGCCCCTCCGCCGCGAGGGATTCTCCCGCTCCCGCTCCTTCTTCTGGGGCCAGCTCTCCGCCGTCGTCGAACCCGTCGCCGCCGTCGTCGGTGCCGCCGCCGTCGTCCTCGTCCAGCCCCTCCTGCCCTACGCCCTCGCCTTCGCCGCAGGCGCCATGATCTTCGTCGTCGCCGAAGAACTCATCCCCGAAGCCAAGCGCGGAAGCCCCGATATCGCCGCCATAGCCCTCATGGTAGGCTTCGCCGTCATGATGACCCTCGACGTCGCCCTCGGCTGA